Genomic window (Zingiber officinale cultivar Zhangliang chromosome 2B, Zo_v1.1, whole genome shotgun sequence):
actaccttttgtaatccagattacattacattacaagtttaaaattaaaccaaacaaaataatcaaccttgtacagattacaccctaccaaacgtagCCCCAATGTCTTGTTAATCATGTCATGAGTCATGTTATTTATGTCAATGTAAAATCCCATAAAATAATACAAAATTCATCATCTTTCTTAAAACAAATAATCGTTTATTTGATGTATTATTAGGTAAACATTTTAAAAGACTATTTATGTAATATACAAGGTTATTAAATtagtttaaataaataattttttcacTATATATGTAGAGTCATCATAATAGTGTCATATCTTATAATTTTTGTGTTttctctcttttaatcatgttccATTTAGAGTTTGATTTGATCAAATTAATCCCGTACCCTTAATTGCATTAGCACCAAGAATCTTATCCCTCCATTGAGATTTATGCAAGGTTGTATCACTTGTAATATTCAAAATATTAGATCGTTTTCGCTATATAACCTAATTTTTCTTTGATTTCCATCTACCCTTTACACCAATTGGTTGAACTCTTCTAACTACAAAATCTATTAATTTCCTTTAGGCACATCAATGACATCTCATGTGACAATCTGTTAGATTATGCATAACCATTACtagagaatatttttttttttattctatcttttctattacccaaCAAATCCATCCTAGCATTATCATCTCTAGTATATTAATCTTCTATATGTCTTATTTCCTACCATCTCaacatttggatttaaagagtaTGGTGAATGGTATCATcaccttataaaattttcctttagccTAAAGGGCCCGTGATGATTAGTTATCACACAAGAATCCAAAAGTACTTTCGATGCAGCGCTGGGATTATCTCAAACTCACAAAACTAACAAAGAGGGAAAATATCAAAAATTATCCATTACATGAGGATCTAAACCCTTTttataaaacaaacaaaaagatCAAATCTcctaacaaaacctaacttatcctaaaattataacaaagtttaaaacttaatataactttaaaaaaaaataacttgtaAAATCTAAAAGGTTAAAAAAGTAGACTGTAAAATTTAGCTCCATTTCAAACCACATCAACTTCTTTTCTACCATCCACTCTTCATCCTATTAAAGACATCTTCATCAATATATGTTTTCCTTGAACAATAGACCAACAACATCGCAAAGGAATAGTTCCCTGATATTATTTCCTTGCGGAAATTGAATTTCTATGTAATTTCCATTCATACTGACTTCATACTTTTCATTTCTGACGTTTGTTCTCCACAATTCAATCTTCatgtttaatttatttacatTCTCATCAATTAGCATAATATCCATCTGGAATCAACTAATTAGAACATGAatgcattcttttttttttattagaagAACAATTTGTTTCGAAAATTATggatataaaatatttataaaatccaTTTAAGTGTAAACAATAGAAATAAAGCCAGTTCAAATTACATAAGACTCGCACAAATGTGCATCAGTAGCACTTCTGAGCGAAAGAATTTATAGATAAACTACTAAATCCAACAAAAGTACTTGTAAGCCAGCGGACTCAGAAAACGAACTATTTCAATATTCTTACTAGTCCAAAGTTCCATGACACAAACTTTGTCAGACAAAGGGCGGAAAGCTTTAGAACTGAATGTAAGAAAATAAAGACGCGCAAAATTTCAATTATGGATCTAAACCGATGAGATCACTGAAACAAATTTAGGGGGCTTTCAAGACGATTTAATCCGAAACTAAGATCAGCTTCTTCAATATGAAATAGAATCTAAGTTAAACAAATATGACGCGCATCTATCCAATCGTACCGGAGATATCTATCACAGTATGAAAAAATGCGTGTTTCCAAATCAACGGGAGCAAAGGATGACAGAACGACATACCTGTAGGTACCGACTATAGGGACAAGGAGTAGGGTAGCGTTGATCCAGTTCTCGGAGACCTTGTGCTGGATCTTGCCGGGGAGATCCTTCCAGAGCCCGGGCATCACCTTCTGCTGAAACGGTGACAAGGCATAGATCACCGCCTTCATGCGCACCGGGGTCTTCCCCATcgctcttctctcttctctcttcttcgCGATTCGAATTTCGCAGCCTCGCGTCGCCTCCCCTGCCGGCTCCACACAAAAGCCGATCGATGGTCCAACTTTTCGACGGAGACAAGTAAATAAAAATGCAAAAGCCTATTATTTACACGGGCTTTGATCCAATTGTTAGGCCCGAATGAAGTTAttctttcaaacttaattattgaattccatataaattaattaaaactatcaTATGAGCTCCACGTTGTATAATTTTTCAAACAATATTTTTGTATTCCTTGAACTCTCTCAATCggttgttttttaaaataaataaataaatattttttgtatatataatattttttttacaaggtGGTGGGGTGTTGTTTTGAGGATTTGAAAAGAAAAGGAGCCCTTTTGATTTTTATCCAATAAATTTTATGAGAATACTACATGGACTTAAAgaagtattaaaaaataaaaacctaagtGATAGTAAGAAGAGTTAGAATTGGGGATGATAATGAATCAGATTCTATATCTTCAGTCTTCATCCTCATTTGGTATTTAACTTTTCTCTTCATTCTCATACTTGTCTTATCCACCTAAATATCTTAATATCATCtacaattatattattattatttttcaaatttgaattatTTCGATAAAGTTATAAATATTTAACCAATTTttgagaaaataataaaataaaaaaattaaagataaaaattagcaaactaaactccatatatatattaatttaattaagcatCCGGTAGTAAATTCTCTATTGTTGGGAAGAAATTATCATCCTAGTTAGGAACTACTTATTTTGGGATTTATATTAGATTTAAAGAATAGACAAGTATTTGTACATGAATGacaaataaaaacttaaataaatgaaaatagagaaggaaaatgaaaacaaaagtaCTTAGAGAAGAATAATAGTGTagattgaaaaaagaaaaaaagaaaaaaagaaaaaaaagtctCTCAATGTCGACTAGGAGACAAAGTGAAATTTGCAAAAAGAGCAAGTGGTATTTGTAGAATGAAgaaaaagtttataaaatttaagtATTGTATTACATTTATAATTAATTTGAATGGCATAGCCGAAAGAAACCAACCAAACCTAGTTTTTTAGATAACTTCCTCCgtttacttaacacaaaaagtaTGGGAAAGATAAAcaatttaaaattcattttcttATATTATCATTTTGTATTCTTTGTCCTAATTCTTTGTCCTACTTAACCAAACTATCTAATGAACAAACAAACCCCCAACAATAAGCTATGGCTTAGCCACGAATCATAATCATAGTTTAACCGTTGCGAGATCACGATCACAGCCTAGCCGTGAGCTAACAACTGCAAGTTTctcctcctttccttttcccatCTTTTTCTCAATGCTATTCATTTCAATTCTCTGATTAAACAAAGCCTTAAAAATTGGGATGGGATTGGTTCTACAAGCCCATTAATTTTGAAGCATAGTCTTACCAAATCCATCACATCTTGTTCCCCATCTCAAAATTCAAGCGATGTCATAAATGCCTCACGCGTGGTGGTAAATAACAGGGTACATTAGTAATCATAGTTTAATTCTCACGTGGAATATATCTATTATAATTGAAATTTAAAGGTGTAAATGAGTCGAGTCAAATTAAGTTTCATagtgttcaaatttatttgataaagtaaTCAAGTCGAATCGTGCCGAATTTAAACTGAACCAAGCTGTTGAAATCATTATTCAAGCTtagtttggttttttttttattagcttGAGGTTggtttaaatttgacttagattcgttcatttagatgttatcaaactctcaattcaaatttatttgattgtttaaaaattttatattttaagctTAATTGTCATacttatgtatttatttatttttaaagtttatttagcatgttgaaaatgttttattaatgaacaagatttacaaatattattcacgaatgtcattcatgaacattgttcacgaatttTATTTACGAATGTCGTTCACGAATGTCGTACACTAATATTAATgagagttgaacacatatgtgtttaacCTTGTTTGTTAAGTGTAATGAGTTGTttaagtttgtttatttaatgaATCTCATTCACGAATATTAAAGAGAGTTGAACACATATATACTTAAATTTGTTCGTTATTTAATTTAACAAGTtgttcatatttatttatttaattaattttgtatgtattaaacgaatataaataaaCTCGTATTAAATTAAATACTAAATTTATTCATAAAGGTTGAGTCCATTTACTGCCCTAGTGAATTTTAAGGGATCATACGTGGAGATTAATCCATAAAGTAAACTGCCAACTAGCTGATATATTACTTTCAATATGAAAGTAAGTCTTCATCAGAAAATCTTAATTTCTTTTACCAAGACAAAACAAATTTAAAAGTGAAATTAAAAATTCCTTGCATGAGCTTAAAGATTATAAAAATCTTAGCTTTTGTCGTTTCAAAAAGAGTACTCAAAAGTcctatgtttcttttatttgtaaCCTTCAAATCAAGCTACATAGTAAATAGAGAGAACAGTCTCGATATAACTTTCTCCTCTTTAGATCGAGAAATTTCTTACAAGAATGAAAACTACTTGTAAAATAAAGAAGACAATTATAATgccatgttgtaaaattaaacaaGAAAGCACAAGAATGTTGGAAAGATCAATTTCATCAGCATTGATAAACTCTCACAATTCAGTTTAAAGTTTAGCCGTTACAATTTTACTTTGCCCACAAGGTCATCTTTTGTTAGGTCGTTAGTATATCGGATGCACTAATTCTACATAGTTAGATGTTTCAAGTCTTTTGTTCAATTCACGTACTGTCATCCTTTCATCTTACATTGTCTACCTCTTGCAACTCGCATAAAAGTTGCTACCTAGAGCTAAGGTTGCTCATCCTATAGTCCCTTGGGCCTTGGATATCTTATACCATCTGTCTTTAATCTCCAATAAACCTTGAGCCATGAAACCAATCGACACCAACTCAGTTACAAATTCATTAACCATGACTCAAACTCATCGAGTCACACTCCTCGAGTTTTGTTTATCAAATCTCTGCGTAACTTAATGCATACATTAGTAACTTAGATAATCATAACTCAAACCTTTTGTTTAATTGATCAAAACCCTTTGGAAATGGTGCAATAACATAATCTAAGATTTTGAATCAAAATAAATTACTATGTATCATCAAAAAGCATATATCTAAGCCAATATTTGTTAGTTAAGAGGTGATATTTTAGTATAaggaataaaatttaaaaatgttttaatatCAGTAAAACTTTaagaatgtttttaaaataaataaataaatactcaaAAACATCTTAAAAATTATCATAGCTAATTTATTTTTCCCTTAATATTTGACTATGAGATATTTCGATATTATATTAGATATGCAATAATTTTGTATTcatgtttgataaaaaaaaaattgctagtAGATCAAGCAAGTATTATTTGGGAATTAATTCAAATACTAGATAAATCactaataaataattaaacaaaaattaaaaaggtgtcatttattttttgttattattaaaaaattatcaaattgttttaatttgattaaaacaaAGTAGTCAAAATTAAATATATAGTAATTCATTAAAATTACTTGGAGTAACTTGAATATTAAACAGGACAtgcttttgaaattttttaaacagGACGtcctttggaaaaaaaaaaatttaaaagtggaAAAGCAGCTGTTGAGACTTCGACGACAAATCCATTTCACATCAATAAACGATATGGACAATAGGTATTGACTATGCACCGCGCTACTAAATTATTTTGCCTCTCGTACCATGCGGACAACAGGTATTATGACTATGCGATCAAGTGGCCCGGCGGATCATGCGGCCGTACGAGACGCCGGATCGGCGAACGAGGACGGTTGAATCGGCTACGGCGGAGGCCGTCTTGCACGAGGCGTGGATCCCTAAGAGCCCCAGGCGGTAGGAGATGGACCACCCGGCGGCGGAGGTCGGCGTCCGGCTGCGCTCGCCGCTCCTCCCGAAGAGATCCGGGATGACGGGGCCCAGCGGGGACTTGGCGCACTCGGCGAGCGCGGCCGCAAAGGGGTCGTCGTCGCGGCGGCCGAGGGAGGTGCCCTTGATCCCGATCGGAGCGGATCTGAGAGGCGGAGGGAGGAGTGGGCGGGCGGAGGAGCCGGCGGCGAGAGGGCTGGGGGCCTTGGGGACGCCCGGGCGGTGCTCCCAGGAGAAGGGGATGGCTGAAGAGGACGGGTGGAATGGGGAGGGATGGAGGCGGGGAGCGGCGGCGGGGGAGGAGGAGGGGCGTAGAAGTTTGCTCCGCCGGGGCCGCAGCTGCTCGTAGGCCGCCGATCCGGCGTCAAAGTCGGTGCAGTTGGAGGGTATCAACGGCGGCGGCGGCAACATCTCCTCCGGTTGGTAGAAGGCCCAATGAATCCTTGCAGGTTGTGGAAAAGTAGAGTGGCGCTTTATAAGGAAGCGGAGAAAGCGAGAAAGCGGAGAAGAGAAATGGAACTGGTTCCGGTGTTCCTGCGGAGTACCAGTCGAGCTTAACtgctatcatttttttttatcagcgatgctattattattttattttttttatctgtttgaggaaacataaataaagctaattaatatatatatatatatatatatatatatatatatatatatatatatatatatatatatatataaaattcttaaaagaTCATCAATTTTACGTTTAACTACCTCAATGACTAATTAAGCCAAACAAATCACTGGTTGGCGGCCTAATCTTAATTCCTAAACGGCTCCGGACCGGTTTAATTTGTTGTCATGATCTGATGTTGCAAATCTGAAGAGAAAAGGTCTATTAATTGGTAGGTTACGAACAGTTTGgtgaatatgattttttttttgggggCAATGATTGTGAATTTTATTATGTTATGGCAGTCGTTTTAGAATATTAGATTATCGAATTAAGTATAAGGGGTGGAGTGCAAACTTGGTAAATAATATGTATTTTAATATGACTTGTATATGAATTCATACACATCTCGAGATGGGTCAAATTAGTGTCGGCGTGGttcattttttaatataataataactAAACTTTTATCTGAGTAGGATCAACTATATGTTGGattttgttagatttaatttcTCAATGGATAGGTTTATATATTAATCTAATAATACATTTGATTACATCAAATTAAATAGGATAAAATGATCTAATTAAAGTATTCACGCTCTTAGTACAATGGTAAGCAGAAGGACGTCCTAAGGTAATTATATAATAGTTAAATTCTCTAATAAATAATTAAGTAATTTaagatttgaattttaattatggTATATTACAGGGAACTTTTCTTATAGTGAAAAGTGGATCTAAGAATGCATGAacactttctaatttattttgatgaccGATAAAAATTTTTGTGGGATCGAGTCGGTCACTTCCAAGATTAGTTGGTTCGAAGAATTGGATACCTAAATTATCGAAAGAAATAGTAAATGGAAAAACGAGTTTTTCAGGATTTGATTCCCATATATTGAAAATAAACATTTATGATGCCCGAACCACTTATGGTGTTGGATTGTTCCCTTAATCCATCTGTACTTCATCAATTTTATAGCATTAGATTGAAGTTTTTCGTCATTTTCATCAGTTTTACGATAGATTTCAATCTATTGTTTGAAAATGATGATTGTTCATCGAAAATGTACGTAGAAAAACTTAGAGTTAGActaattacttttctttttcctggaGTTTTTATACGAAGAATAAAAGAACGATGACAAAATTTAAAGTCACTGTTGTTGTTTGGGGAGAAACTCATTGTGTTTGATCTGAAAAAATTGTATTGAATCACTATCAGTCAATTGCTTTGACAAGACAATTAATTATTGGACCTAAGATCACAAATAAAAACATTGTGATTCGACTCATGCACTCGACTAATTTCACATCAATCGATTCTCAAAAGTAACATTCGATTGATTTATGTAAGTTCGCAAATAGTTTGCAATTTAACTGAGACACTTGACTTATCTCTTATCAGTCAATTGTTATAAGAATCAATTGTCTGCTAAACTAAGATTTACAAACAGAGAGTTTGCAGTTCGACTGAGACACTTGACTAATCTCTTATTGGTCGATGGCTATAAGAATCAGTCAACTACAAAACTAAGGTTTACTAATAGAGTTTGTAGTGCGGCTGAGATACTCGACTGATCTAGCATTAGTCGATTGATACAAGGATCAATCGACTGTTAAATTAAGATTTGCTAACAGAAGATTTACAATTTGATTCGACTGTTATCAATAGCCAATTGCTAACAACATAATAGTCAATTGCTAACAACATTAGTCAATTATTGTAGGAAGAATCAGACACAAAGGTTTTCTATTCGATTAGTCACTTGACTATTCGTCCAAGCAATTGATTGCTATTTGGGAATAGTCGACTATGATTAAGTGATCAAGATAACTAAATCTTCTTGTGAATCTATCTACACACTTGGTAGTAAATTAAACTAATACTATTACCAAAGTGAAAATTATTAGGTTTAATGTATTTTGTATGGGTAGATATATATTTATGCTAAAAATAATTGACctaaaggaaaattattttttatgccagatatatATTTAAAGATGTCTTACATATAAAGAATAGGTTCTATTGATCAAGCGGATAAGATGTCAGCTAGAAAGAAAGTGTAGTGTGGCAGATTAATATTTGTAAGTCATAGACTCATATAGAAATAGTTCATACATTAGGTGGTTTTATTAGTTATGCACATAATGTGTCAGCCTAAAAGAATTCACTTTATATAGCCAACGAAAATTATCATGAGCTATAAATTGAGAGTACCACTAACAAATTACATTCTAGTTCAAAGACTAAATGTGATGTTATATTTGGTATCTCCTTCAATGGTTGCATATAATTATAAATACATATTAAATGTATTATATATTATAATCTATCTATGTTCTTGGAAATAACATGAGCTTTTGTTATTTCTCTCTTTCATTTTTTAAGTACAATATGTAACTGTCAACATCAATAACATATTATTATTAACCGATAATAATTCTGAAAAATCAAAAGGGAACTATAATAagggtaaaaataaataaacagtaACATTGGGGATTTTAGGGTATAAAGTCCAAAAAAAAAGAATATCAAGAATATGCTTGTTTCTTCTATAATAtgaaaggtcatatgaagaagAATTGTTTCAAGTACGCCAACTAACTTATTAAAAAGGATATATGTCTCAATTTTATTACTTCAAAAGTCAATTTGGCTATTATGTCTGATCTTGTTTAGAAGCGGTGAAAGCGGATTGCCAATGAACTAGTTGGAATGTGAACCAAGTCGCCATGACAGAGAGGGAGAAGGGGGTAATCTGTCTTCTAGGTTGACTGAATCGCTAGACCTCCAAGAAAAGCCAAGAACAGGGGACTGAATGTGCCAAAAAAATTTCCGTCAATGGTACCTGCAAGGCTTCTAGAAGACAAGAAAAGATAGACAGAGCTTAAAGGGAGTTCAAGTTGCCCTCACCTTCCACTCAGACGCTCAAGTCTATTTCTGGCGAAGTATATGAAATAGGTAAACAGTATTATAATGGAGTACATAAAGACTGAATGTAAAAGTATACCAAATCTGCAAGAATAGATTGGAGGTGCCGGCATAGAGCCGAAGGCAGCACGGAGCCAAAGACGGTGGTACGAACTTGGAGGCAGTGGTACGGAGCTGGAGGTAGTGGCGCAGAGCTGGAGGCGGACTTTGCGGACTTTGCAAAATGATGCTCACATATAGCTCCAACCATTTGAAGGTGATTATATTGAATATTCAAATGCGAACTTTGCAAGATGATTAGAACTAAGAGGTTCACTTTAGAATATGTCTTTATGTTGGCATGTGAGACTATCTCTTAAAAAAGTATCAATGAGATGCTTGTAGCCACTTCAATAATAAATATAGAATTTATAGTCTACTATGAGGCATATAATCATGGGATTTGGCTATAGAACTTTATCACAATATTGCATATCATTAATGGTATTGAGGGATCATTGAGAATCAAATGTGATAATAAGCAATAGAATTTTATGTCAAGAACAACTACAATTCGTTGAAGTCAAAGCATATCGACATAAAGTATCTAGTAGTCAAAGAAGGAGAATAGAGTTGTCAAGTATTGTTAAAGCATATTTGGACAGACTCCATGTTAGCAGATCTATTTACTAAGGCCTTGCTGCCTAAAGTTTTTCATCAGCATGTGATCAGTATGAAGGCCTTTCACTTCAACAATAAATGTAGAATTTATAGCCtactattgttggtgcgggaagcatccgacgatcgaacctgagttttgataatggcaaaggattcaaagttaaggtgtgttgtgatctaacgtgcttgactaagtgtttcaggaaagtcctaactgtggttaggcaggtgaaaaccttagggggtggtaaccctgggtcatagggggtggtaatcttatgcggaaagtcttggtgggtcgagtgcttcaggcaaaagtcctagggagggggggggtaaccctaggtggaaagtcctagtgtcgcgaaccaggtgaaagactggactagccgggaagcagatgtccagcagaaagtccagaagcttcgagtgctgagcaaaagtccagtcaatctggaggatcacactggcagcaggtaaatctcctgagtggagtaggtgaggacgcgttctccgcagagggaatagtaggcgtcgggtcgacctagggtttccggttggaaacccgaaatcagactcggacagtccggagactatcaaactttcacttttatactatcacttatgtgttatgagctaactttgtgctgcagggtatttttgtgtttaacatatcttgcagggaccaaagtacaaaatttgcctcggatgaacagtaccgaggcgcctcgggtgcaaaacctgagctggctgcgaagcaagcttggaggcgccttgaaggaagccaaggcgccttggacagcttgatgaaggcgccttggagaggctgaaggcgccttgaacctgataaggttcgaccagttcagcccttatctccgcggctgactcggctcattcaaggcgccttggtgagcagtagaaggcgccttgaacaccctttataagggatctcgaccagcagctcgtGCCAAGGAATTCCAAGCAATCCCCCTGTGaccagctgctaacgacacgatcccgaactgctgtgacaaccacccgacgactcggagctccgaaacttcagtttttctcactgtcgtcggtataattcaattgtttattgttagctattgtacttcatcttgtaatcatttttatcgagattatagttgttgcccacgcaaagcgatcaaggatcgcgggccttcgagtagcagtcgatctaggctccaaacgaagtaaaatctgttggtgcgggaagcatccgacgatcgaacttgtgttttgataatggcaaagaattcaaagttaaggtgttttgtgatctaacaagtctgcttgagtatttaaggaaagtcctagctgcggttaggcaaagggaaaaccctagggggtggtaaccctatgcggaaagtcttggtgggttgagtgcttcaggcaaaagtcctagggggtggtaaccctaggtggaaagtcctggtgtcgcgaaccaggtgaaagactggaccagccgagaagcggaagtctagcagaaagtcAGGGAGCATCAAGCAcaaagcaaaagtccagtcgatctggaggatcgcactgacatcaggtaatctcttctaagaggagtaggtgaggacgcgttccccgttaagggaacagtatgcgtcgggtcgacctaggattttcggtcggaaatccgaagtcagatccggacagtccggagactgtcattatcatatctattatgttttatgtgctaactttgtgctgtagggtatatttgggattaacgtatcttgcagggaccaaagtgcaaagattaacctcggatgaacagtgtccgaggcgcctccatagagcttggaggtgcctcgggtgcaaggctgaaaGCTGGCTACAAAGtggagttggaggcaccttcatagggattgaaggcgcctcgaaccattgattgaaggcgccttggagctttgatgaaggcgccttcaggttgggataagcagtagtcagcggaggttatcacagtgcaggaacagggataagttttggggttcaaggcgccttgactggcattggaggcgccttgaacatccaataaaaggacatctcgaccagcagcttgaatcatcttcttccaagcaatcctcttgcgactagctgctaacgacacgatcccgaagtgctgcgacaaccattcgacgacccggagctccaaatcttcatttcttaattgttgttggtataattaATTCTTGTCAATTATTGTACTTCAGCTTGTAATTAttccgaacttatagttgttgcccacggaaagcgatcaaggatcgcgggcctttgagtaggagtcgtcataggctccgaacgaagtaaacgaccgtgttcttgtgtgtttgccttttctttattccgctgtaaGTTTCAACTCTGATAGTGTTTAatcgaacgttttacgattccgataatcgaatgaaatagccgcgagcgctattcaacccccctctagcgcttctcgatccaacaattggtatcagagcggaatcgcgttgatctggtgcaaccaccaatcacgcatttTTTCGTGGTTATTTTCtgttttttcggagtcaattagaattagctaattagctacatTGTAATTATTTTACGAATCAGTTTTActtgaagctggtgcaacaccactcgagttcattatttcttcccgcactactaatccaagacctagtcttagcacatttcttttgtttttat
Coding sequences:
- the LOC122046968 gene encoding cytochrome b-c1 complex subunit 8-like gives rise to the protein MGKTPVRMKAVIYALSPFQQKVMPGLWKDLPGKIQHKVSENWINATLLLVPIVGTYSFVQYYKEKEKLEHRY